Proteins from one Streptomyces sp. NBC_00289 genomic window:
- a CDS encoding LysR family transcriptional regulator, producing the protein MLNLERLRTLDALARHGSVSGAAEGLHITTSAVSQQMSKLEREVGQQLLAKNGRGVRLTDAGRLLAEHAGRILSQVELAQSDLEAQRGQVVGELRLSAFPTAARGLFPVALAALRARHPALRIRSSELEPEAGIRGVVRGDLDLAVVLDWYNKPMPLPDGLVKAPVLDDPADVAMPVGHRLAGRQEVDLAEFAEDEWITWAEGEFCHEWLMFTLRSRGIEPIVGHRAAETHTQLGLVAAGLGVCVAPLLGRHPMPAGVVTVPLTQRVRRHVYVVWRADADRRPSIRAAVQALRAAGEKVG; encoded by the coding sequence ATGTTGAACCTGGAGCGCCTCCGCACCCTCGACGCCCTCGCCCGGCACGGTTCGGTCAGCGGCGCGGCCGAGGGGCTGCACATCACGACGTCCGCCGTGTCCCAGCAGATGTCGAAGCTGGAGCGGGAGGTCGGGCAGCAGCTCCTCGCCAAGAACGGGCGGGGTGTGCGGCTCACGGACGCGGGCCGGCTGCTCGCGGAGCACGCGGGGCGCATCCTGTCGCAGGTCGAGCTCGCCCAGTCCGACCTGGAGGCGCAGCGGGGACAGGTCGTCGGCGAGTTGAGACTGTCGGCGTTCCCGACCGCCGCGCGCGGACTCTTCCCCGTCGCGCTGGCCGCGCTGCGCGCCCGGCATCCCGCGTTGCGGATCCGCTCGAGCGAGCTGGAGCCGGAGGCCGGGATCAGGGGAGTGGTCCGCGGGGACCTGGACCTGGCCGTGGTGCTCGACTGGTACAACAAGCCGATGCCGCTGCCCGACGGCCTGGTCAAGGCGCCCGTTCTGGACGACCCGGCGGACGTGGCGATGCCGGTCGGCCACCGGCTCGCCGGCCGTCAGGAGGTGGACCTCGCGGAGTTCGCCGAGGACGAGTGGATCACCTGGGCCGAGGGGGAGTTCTGCCACGAGTGGCTGATGTTCACGCTGCGCTCCCGCGGCATCGAGCCGATCGTCGGCCATCGCGCCGCCGAGACGCACACCCAGCTCGGACTGGTCGCCGCGGGACTCGGCGTCTGCGTCGCCCCGCTGCTGGGCCGCCATCCGATGCCCGCGGGGGTCGTGACGGTGCCACTGACCCAGCGCGTGCGCCGGCATGTGTACGTCGTCTGGCGCGCGGACGCCGACCGCCGCCCGTCGATCCGGGCGGCGGTCCAGGCGCTGCGGGCCGCGGGGGAGAAGGTCGGCTGA
- a CDS encoding pyridoxamine 5'-phosphate oxidase family protein: MTVAQRRGRKIMMTPGELDEFLTGQRTCRVATVSADGAPHVSALWFAWDGNSLWLYSVVRSKRWADLRRDPRVAIVIDTGEEYDDLRGVELSGTVEFVGESPRTGELRAELDVPETLFARKNFGLEEMPHDGRHAWVRLTPEKIVSWDFSKLGAA, from the coding sequence ATGACCGTCGCTCAACGCCGGGGCCGGAAGATCATGATGACGCCGGGCGAGCTGGACGAGTTCCTCACCGGCCAGCGCACCTGCCGGGTCGCCACCGTGTCGGCCGACGGCGCTCCGCATGTCAGTGCCCTGTGGTTCGCCTGGGACGGCAACTCGCTGTGGCTGTACTCCGTGGTGCGCAGCAAGCGCTGGGCCGATCTACGGCGCGACCCACGGGTCGCGATTGTGATCGACACCGGCGAGGAGTACGACGACCTGCGCGGAGTCGAGCTTTCCGGGACGGTGGAGTTCGTGGGCGAGAGCCCGCGCACCGGGGAACTGCGCGCGGAACTCGACGTCCCGGAGACCCTGTTCGCCCGCAAGAACTTCGGGCTGGAGGAGATGCCGCACGACGGCCGGCACGCCTGGGTGCGGCTGACCCCCGAGAAGATCGTCTCCTGGGACTTCAGCAAGCTGGGCGCCGCGTAG
- a CDS encoding cysteine hydrolase family protein: MPSREQLSHLLDPTSTVLLTVECQRGVVGPDSALPELAREARSSGTLSRIARLVAAAHENGIQVIHAIAERRPDGRGASRNARLFRAAERLPVQQLSGSTAVRVVAPIEVAEQDIVVRRLHGVSPVHGTELDALLRNLGCRTLVVTGVSANVAVPAAVFDAVNLGYTAVVPTDAIAGVPSEYTPVMIRHTLALVATLTTTDEVLGCIERPPRTGRG; the protein is encoded by the coding sequence ATGCCGTCGCGCGAACAGCTCAGCCACCTCCTCGACCCCACGAGCACGGTTCTGCTCACCGTCGAGTGCCAGCGGGGCGTCGTGGGCCCCGACAGCGCGCTGCCCGAACTCGCCCGGGAGGCACGCTCCTCCGGCACCCTCTCCCGCATCGCCCGGCTGGTCGCCGCCGCGCACGAGAACGGGATCCAGGTGATCCACGCCATCGCCGAGCGCCGCCCGGACGGCCGGGGCGCGAGCCGCAACGCCCGGCTGTTCCGCGCGGCCGAACGGCTGCCCGTCCAGCAGCTGTCCGGCAGCACCGCGGTCCGGGTGGTCGCCCCGATCGAGGTCGCCGAACAGGACATCGTGGTACGGCGGCTGCACGGTGTGTCCCCGGTCCACGGCACCGAGCTCGACGCCCTGCTGCGCAACCTCGGCTGCCGCACGCTGGTCGTGACCGGCGTCTCGGCCAACGTGGCGGTTCCGGCCGCCGTCTTCGACGCCGTGAACCTCGGCTACACCGCCGTCGTGCCGACGGACGCCATCGCGGGGGTGCCCTCCGAGTACACCCCCGTGATGATCCGCCACACGCTGGCCCTGGTGGCGACCCTCACGACCACCGACGAGGTCCTCGGCTGCATCGAGCGGCCACCCCGGACGGGACGCGGCTGA
- a CDS encoding Rieske (2Fe-2S) protein, translated as MTSESVQPTAGPSRRTVVAAVGAAGVAVALTACGSEDKKDSASASGASGEAIAKTSDIPEGGGKIFNDAGVVVTQPTAGKFKAFSYKCTHAGCPVTKVANGVIVCPCHHSEFSIEDGSVKKVPATKPLPAVAITVAGEDIKLA; from the coding sequence ATGACCAGCGAATCGGTTCAACCCACCGCCGGTCCCAGCCGTCGCACCGTCGTGGCGGCGGTAGGAGCGGCCGGGGTCGCCGTCGCGCTGACGGCGTGCGGGTCGGAGGACAAGAAGGACAGCGCTTCCGCCTCGGGCGCGTCGGGCGAGGCCATCGCCAAGACCTCGGACATCCCCGAGGGCGGCGGCAAGATATTCAACGACGCCGGGGTGGTGGTCACCCAGCCGACGGCGGGCAAGTTCAAGGCCTTCTCGTACAAGTGCACGCACGCGGGCTGCCCGGTGACGAAGGTGGCCAACGGCGTCATCGTCTGTCCGTGCCACCACAGCGAGTTCTCCATCGAGGACGGCAGCGTCAAGAAGGTCCCCGCGACCAAGCCGCTGCCGGCCGTCGCGATCACCGTGGCAGGGGAGGACATCAAGCTGGCGTGA
- a CDS encoding HipA family kinase, producing MLKEAIATRYITPLREGGSLPGLVEADDLGTYVMKFTGAGQGRKTLVAEVVCGELARRLGFRVPRIVTLDLDPVLGLGEPDQEVQELLKASGGTNLGMDFLSGALGFDPLAFAVSSEEAGRIVWFDALVNNVDRSWRNPNLLVWRGEVWLIDHGATMIWHHSWRGAEASAARPYGIADHALRPFQPDIAAAAAALAPLVTEELLAEVTAAVPDVWLADEPGFDTPDDLRRAYARPLLARAARIHERIEGDK from the coding sequence ATGCTCAAGGAAGCCATCGCGACCCGCTACATCACGCCCCTGCGTGAGGGCGGCTCCCTGCCGGGGCTCGTCGAGGCCGACGACCTCGGGACGTACGTCATGAAGTTCACCGGCGCCGGTCAGGGCCGCAAGACGCTGGTCGCCGAGGTCGTCTGCGGGGAACTGGCCCGGCGGCTGGGATTCCGGGTCCCCCGGATCGTGACACTCGACCTCGATCCCGTCCTGGGCCTCGGGGAACCCGACCAGGAGGTGCAGGAGCTGCTCAAGGCCAGCGGCGGCACCAACCTCGGCATGGACTTCCTGTCCGGCGCGCTCGGCTTCGACCCCCTCGCCTTCGCGGTGAGCAGCGAGGAGGCGGGCCGGATCGTCTGGTTCGACGCGCTGGTCAACAACGTCGACCGCTCCTGGCGCAACCCGAACCTGCTGGTGTGGCGGGGCGAGGTGTGGCTCATCGACCATGGCGCGACCATGATCTGGCACCACAGCTGGCGCGGTGCGGAGGCCTCGGCGGCCCGTCCCTACGGCATCGCCGACCACGCGCTCAGGCCCTTCCAGCCGGACATCGCGGCCGCCGCGGCCGCACTGGCGCCGCTGGTCACCGAGGAACTCCTCGCCGAGGTCACCGCCGCGGTCCCGGACGTCTGGCTCGCGGACGAGCCCGGCTTCGACACGCCGGACGACCTGCGGCGGGCGTACGCCCGGCCGTTGCTCGCGCGCGCCGCCCGCATCCACGAGCGCATCGAGGGGGACAAGTGA
- a CDS encoding DUF3037 domain-containing protein — translation MSDRDVFEYAVLRVVPRVERGECINAGVLVYCRAKTYVGVRTHLDEARLLALDPAADVAGVRAALRAVEGVCGGGTGAGQAASDDAGRRFRWLIAPRSTVVQPGPVHTGLTADPAAEAERLLELLVR, via the coding sequence GTGAGCGACCGGGACGTCTTCGAGTACGCGGTGCTGCGGGTCGTGCCCCGGGTGGAGCGCGGCGAGTGCATCAACGCCGGGGTGCTCGTGTACTGCCGGGCGAAGACCTACGTGGGGGTGCGCACGCACCTCGACGAGGCCAGGCTGCTGGCCCTCGACCCGGCCGCGGACGTGGCCGGAGTACGGGCCGCGCTGCGCGCCGTCGAGGGCGTGTGCGGCGGCGGGACGGGGGCGGGACAGGCGGCGTCCGACGACGCCGGACGGCGCTTCCGCTGGCTGATCGCGCCCCGCTCCACGGTCGTCCAGCCGGGGCCCGTGCACACCGGTCTGACCGCCGATCCGGCGGCCGAGGCGGAGCGGTTGCTCGAACTGCTGGTGAGGTAA
- the fabG gene encoding 3-oxoacyl-ACP reductase FabG encodes MSTTEQRVAVVTGGARGIGAATAVRLAAEGRAVAVIDLDEAACKDTVEKITAAGGRALAVGADVSDEAQVEAAIARVAAELGAPTILVNNAGVLRDNLLFKMSAGDWDTVMNVHLRGAFLMAKAVQKHMVDAGFGRIVNLSSSSALGNRGQANYSAAKAGLQGFTKTLAKELGKFGITANSVAPGFIATDMTAATAARVGMGFEDFKAAAATQIPVARVGDPDDIANAIAFFTGEAAGFVSGQVLYVAGGPLD; translated from the coding sequence ATGTCCACCACTGAGCAGCGGGTCGCCGTGGTCACCGGCGGGGCGCGCGGCATCGGCGCCGCCACCGCCGTACGACTGGCCGCCGAGGGTCGCGCGGTCGCGGTGATCGACCTCGACGAGGCCGCCTGCAAGGACACCGTCGAGAAGATCACCGCGGCGGGCGGCAGGGCCCTCGCGGTCGGCGCGGACGTCTCCGACGAGGCCCAGGTCGAGGCCGCGATCGCGCGCGTCGCCGCCGAACTCGGCGCACCGACCATCCTGGTCAACAACGCGGGCGTGCTGCGCGACAACCTGCTGTTCAAGATGAGCGCCGGTGACTGGGACACGGTCATGAACGTGCACCTGCGCGGCGCCTTCCTGATGGCGAAGGCCGTCCAGAAGCACATGGTCGACGCCGGCTTCGGCCGCATCGTCAACCTCTCCTCGTCGTCCGCCCTCGGCAACCGGGGCCAGGCCAACTACTCCGCCGCCAAGGCCGGTCTGCAGGGCTTCACCAAGACCCTCGCCAAGGAACTCGGCAAGTTCGGCATCACCGCCAACTCCGTCGCCCCCGGCTTCATCGCCACCGACATGACCGCGGCCACCGCCGCGCGCGTGGGCATGGGCTTCGAGGACTTCAAGGCCGCGGCCGCCACCCAGATCCCCGTGGCCCGGGTCGGCGACCCGGACGACATCGCCAACGCGATCGCCTTCTTCACGGGCGAGGCGGCCGGCTTCGTTTCCGGCCAGGTGCTGTACGTCGCCGGCGGACCGCTCGACTAG
- a CDS encoding SDR family oxidoreductase: protein MTALPELSGKVALVTGASRGIGYGVAEAFIARGDRVCITGRNEDALKEAVEALGADRVIGVAGKAHDEAHQAVAVERAMEAFGRVDFLVNNAGTNPVFGPIADLDLGVARKVFETNVISALGFAQRTWHAWQKDNGGAIVNIASVAGVSASPFIGAYGVSKAAMINLTLQLAHEFAPGVRVNSIAPAVVKTKFATALYEGREAEAAAAYPLARLGVPSDIGGAAAFLTSEQSDWITGQTLVVDGGIFLNAGVG from the coding sequence ATGACCGCACTGCCTGAACTCTCCGGAAAGGTCGCCCTCGTCACGGGTGCCAGCCGCGGGATCGGTTACGGCGTCGCCGAGGCGTTCATCGCCCGCGGCGACCGGGTCTGCATCACGGGCCGCAACGAGGACGCCCTCAAGGAGGCCGTCGAGGCGCTCGGCGCCGACCGGGTCATCGGCGTGGCCGGCAAGGCCCACGACGAGGCCCACCAGGCCGTCGCCGTCGAGCGCGCCATGGAGGCCTTCGGCCGCGTCGACTTCCTGGTCAACAATGCCGGTACGAACCCGGTGTTCGGACCGATCGCCGACCTCGACCTGGGCGTGGCGCGCAAGGTCTTCGAGACCAACGTGATCTCCGCGCTCGGCTTCGCGCAGCGAACCTGGCACGCCTGGCAGAAGGACAACGGCGGAGCGATCGTCAACATCGCCTCCGTCGCGGGCGTCTCCGCCTCGCCGTTCATCGGCGCGTACGGCGTCAGCAAGGCCGCGATGATCAACCTGACCCTCCAGCTGGCGCACGAGTTCGCGCCCGGCGTACGGGTCAACTCGATCGCCCCGGCCGTCGTGAAGACCAAGTTCGCCACGGCCCTGTACGAGGGCCGCGAGGCGGAGGCCGCCGCCGCCTACCCGCTGGCCCGGCTCGGCGTCCCCTCCGACATCGGCGGCGCCGCCGCGTTCCTGACGTCGGAGCAGTCCGACTGGATCACCGGCCAGACGCTCGTCGTCGACGGCGGCATCTTCCTGAACGCCGGCGTGGGCTGA
- a CDS encoding ABC transporter substrate-binding protein encodes MFNRNRCLRRVAAIASISSLVAGCGVLSSDSSGDQGPIMVGTTSAPSTLDPAASWDGSWELFRNVFQTLLAYPTGATTPQPDAAKCRFTGSSNTTYSCELREGLKFADGDTLDAQAVKHSIDRIRKINVSGGPAGLLGSLDRVQVLGNREVVFHLNKSDATFPFVLATPAMSIVDPDDYPAGSLRKDSKVSGSGPYRLESYEEGKEAVLVRNDEYKGFAERKNDAVTIRYFQSSATMVKALRDKQIDVTYRGLAADDIVALQAKNSDRELQLIEGSGTDINYLVFNPKDPWASKTAVRRAIAQLVDRGAIAHKIYKGTVDPLYSMVPKGLTGHTTGFFDDYGDPSTSKARRLLSEAGITQRVPLTLWYTTDRYGSETAKEFKELKTQLESSGLFTITLKSRPWKTYVEGYQKGEYPVFGRGWFPDFPDAENFIAPFVGTQNALGTPYAAPKITDVLLPRSRGESDRGNVVEEFEEAQQILVDDARLLPLWQGRQFVAASVDVSGAERALDPSTIMTMWDLSRKTSW; translated from the coding sequence GTGTTCAACCGGAATCGATGCCTGCGGCGGGTGGCGGCCATCGCGTCCATATCGTCCCTGGTGGCTGGGTGCGGCGTTTTGTCGTCGGACTCCTCCGGGGACCAGGGGCCGATCATGGTGGGCACCACCAGTGCCCCCAGCACGCTGGATCCGGCCGCGTCCTGGGACGGCTCCTGGGAGCTGTTCCGCAATGTCTTCCAGACGCTGCTCGCCTATCCCACGGGTGCGACGACGCCCCAGCCGGACGCCGCCAAGTGCCGCTTCACCGGCAGCTCGAACACGACGTACAGCTGTGAACTGCGCGAGGGCCTGAAGTTCGCCGACGGGGACACTCTCGACGCACAGGCCGTGAAGCACTCGATCGACCGGATCCGGAAGATCAACGTGTCCGGCGGACCCGCCGGGCTGCTGGGCAGCCTGGACCGCGTACAGGTGCTCGGGAACCGCGAGGTCGTCTTCCACCTCAACAAGTCCGACGCCACCTTCCCGTTCGTGCTCGCCACCCCCGCCATGTCCATCGTCGACCCCGACGACTATCCGGCCGGGTCCCTCCGCAAGGACAGCAAGGTGTCCGGCTCCGGGCCGTACCGGCTGGAGTCCTACGAGGAGGGCAAGGAGGCCGTACTCGTCCGCAACGACGAGTACAAGGGCTTCGCCGAGCGCAAGAACGACGCGGTGACCATCCGTTACTTCCAGAGCTCGGCCACCATGGTCAAGGCGCTGCGGGACAAGCAGATCGACGTGACGTACCGCGGTCTCGCCGCCGACGACATCGTCGCCCTCCAGGCCAAGAACTCCGACCGGGAGCTCCAGCTGATCGAGGGCTCCGGCACCGACATCAACTACCTGGTGTTCAACCCGAAGGACCCGTGGGCGAGCAAGACCGCCGTCCGCCGGGCCATCGCCCAGCTCGTCGACCGGGGGGCGATCGCGCACAAGATCTACAAGGGCACCGTTGACCCGCTGTACTCCATGGTCCCCAAGGGGCTCACCGGTCACACCACCGGCTTCTTCGACGACTACGGCGACCCCAGCACCTCCAAGGCGCGCCGGCTCCTGTCGGAGGCGGGCATCACCCAGCGCGTGCCGCTCACCCTCTGGTACACGACGGACCGCTACGGCTCGGAGACCGCCAAGGAGTTCAAGGAGCTCAAGACCCAGCTCGAGAGCTCCGGCCTCTTCACCATCACCCTCAAGAGCCGCCCCTGGAAGACGTACGTCGAGGGCTACCAGAAGGGCGAGTACCCGGTCTTCGGGCGCGGCTGGTTCCCCGACTTCCCGGACGCCGAGAACTTCATCGCCCCGTTCGTGGGCACCCAGAACGCCCTCGGTACGCCGTACGCGGCACCGAAGATCACCGACGTGCTGTTGCCCCGCTCGCGCGGGGAGAGCGACCGCGGCAACGTGGTGGAGGAGTTCGAGGAGGCGCAGCAGATCCTCGTCGACGACGCCCGGCTGCTGCCCCTGTGGCAGGGCCGGCAGTTCGTGGCGGCCAGCGTCGACGTCTCCGGGGCCGAGCGGGCGCTCGACCCGTCGACGATCATGACGATGTGGGACCTGTCCCGGAAGACCAGCTGGTAG
- the ung gene encoding uracil-DNA glycosylase has translation MTDIAMLPGSWRGILGDELQQPYFKELTEFVEEERAKGPVHPPREEVFAALDATPYESVKVLVLGQDPYHGEGQGHGLCFSVRPGVRTPPSLRNIYKEMKEELGLPVPDNGYLMPWARQGVLLLNAVLTVRGGEANSHKGRGWEKFTDAVIRAVADRPDPAVFVLWGNYAQKKLPLIDETRHIVVKGAHPSPLSAKKFFGSRPFTQINEAIARQGHEPIDWRVPNLG, from the coding sequence GTGACCGACATCGCCATGCTGCCCGGGTCCTGGCGCGGGATCCTGGGTGACGAACTGCAGCAGCCCTACTTCAAGGAGCTGACGGAGTTCGTCGAGGAGGAGCGGGCGAAGGGTCCCGTCCACCCGCCCCGCGAGGAGGTCTTCGCCGCGCTGGACGCCACGCCGTACGAGAGCGTGAAGGTCCTGGTCCTCGGCCAGGACCCGTACCACGGCGAGGGCCAGGGACACGGCCTGTGCTTCTCGGTGCGTCCCGGGGTGCGCACACCGCCCTCCCTGCGCAACATCTACAAGGAGATGAAGGAGGAGCTCGGCCTGCCCGTCCCGGACAACGGCTATCTGATGCCGTGGGCCCGGCAGGGCGTCCTGCTCCTCAACGCGGTGCTCACCGTCCGCGGCGGCGAGGCCAACTCGCACAAGGGCAGAGGCTGGGAGAAGTTCACCGACGCGGTGATCCGCGCGGTGGCCGACCGGCCCGACCCGGCGGTGTTCGTCCTGTGGGGCAACTACGCGCAGAAGAAGCTCCCCCTGATCGACGAGACGCGGCACATCGTGGTCAAGGGCGCGCATCCCTCGCCGCTGTCGGCGAAGAAGTTCTTCGGCTCCCGCCCGTTCACGCAGATCAACGAGGCGATCGCCCGGCAGGGCCACGAGCCGATCGACTGGCGCGTCCCGAACCTCGGCTGA
- a CDS encoding DinB family protein, producing MTTQRSEPAQNADERTMLEGWLDYHRQTLAWKCEGLTDAQLRTASVEPSELSLMGLVRHMAEVERGWFRKVLAGDAPGPIYYTEEDRDGEFHLTEADTWEEARATWQTEIDTARRIAAGFALDDLSKGRSRSTDEPFSLRWIYTHMIEEYARHNGHADLIRERVDGATGE from the coding sequence ATGACGACGCAGCGCAGTGAACCCGCCCAGAACGCCGACGAACGCACCATGCTGGAGGGCTGGCTGGACTACCACCGGCAGACCCTCGCGTGGAAGTGCGAGGGGCTGACCGACGCCCAGCTCAGGACCGCTTCGGTGGAACCGTCCGAACTGTCCCTGATGGGGTTGGTGCGGCACATGGCCGAGGTGGAGCGGGGCTGGTTCCGCAAGGTCCTGGCGGGCGACGCCCCGGGGCCGATCTACTACACCGAGGAGGACCGGGACGGCGAGTTCCACCTCACCGAGGCGGACACGTGGGAGGAGGCCCGCGCCACCTGGCAGACCGAGATCGACACCGCCCGGCGGATCGCGGCCGGTTTCGCCCTCGACGACCTCTCCAAGGGCAGGAGCCGGTCCACGGACGAACCCTTCAGCCTGCGCTGGATCTACACCCACATGATCGAGGAGTACGCGCGCCACAACGGCCACGCCGACCTGATCCGCGAGCGCGTCGACGGCGCCACCGGGGAGTGA
- a CDS encoding Gfo/Idh/MocA family protein, which translates to MKVGCIGLGDIARKAYLPVLAVQPGVELHLQTRTPATLDRVADELHLPGPQRHPDLDALLAQGLDAAFVHAPTTAHPDIVTRLLDAGVPTYVDKPLAYELADSERLVALAERRNVSLAVGFNRRYAPAYAQCAEHPRELILLQKNRIGLPEEPRPMILDDFIHVVDTLRFLAPGPVDDVTVRARVVDGLLHHVVLQLSAEGFTALGVMNRLSGSAEEILEVSGQDTKRQVLNLAEVIDHKGQPTLRRRGDWVPVARQRGIEQAVLAFLDAVRAGKVLSARDALATHELCERVVLAVQERAA; encoded by the coding sequence GTGAAGGTCGGCTGCATCGGACTCGGCGACATCGCGCGGAAGGCCTATCTGCCCGTCCTCGCCGTGCAGCCCGGAGTCGAACTGCATCTGCAGACCCGGACCCCCGCCACGCTGGACCGCGTCGCCGACGAGCTCCACCTGCCCGGCCCGCAGCGTCACCCCGACCTGGACGCGCTCCTCGCGCAGGGCCTCGACGCCGCGTTCGTGCACGCCCCCACCACCGCCCACCCGGACATCGTCACCCGGCTGCTCGACGCCGGCGTACCGACCTACGTCGACAAGCCGCTCGCGTACGAACTGGCCGACTCCGAACGGCTGGTGGCACTCGCCGAGCGGCGGAACGTGAGCCTCGCCGTCGGCTTCAACCGGCGCTACGCCCCCGCCTACGCGCAGTGCGCCGAGCACCCGCGCGAGCTGATCCTCCTGCAGAAGAACCGCATCGGCCTGCCGGAGGAGCCGCGGCCGATGATCCTCGACGACTTCATCCACGTCGTCGACACACTGCGCTTCCTGGCGCCCGGCCCGGTCGACGACGTGACCGTGCGCGCCCGCGTCGTGGACGGCCTGCTGCACCACGTGGTGCTGCAGCTCTCCGCCGAAGGCTTCACCGCGCTCGGCGTGATGAACCGGCTCAGCGGCTCCGCGGAGGAGATCCTCGAGGTGTCCGGGCAGGACACCAAGCGTCAGGTGCTCAACCTCGCCGAGGTGATCGACCACAAGGGACAGCCGACTCTGCGGCGGCGCGGGGACTGGGTGCCGGTGGCCCGGCAGCGCGGCATCGAACAGGCGGTGCTGGCCTTCCTCGACGCCGTGCGCGCGGGCAAGGTGCTCAGCGCCCGGGACGCGCTGGCGACTCACGAACTGTGCGAGCGGGTGGTCCTAGCGGTTCAGGAGCGAGCCGCCTGA
- the lnt gene encoding apolipoprotein N-acyltransferase, translating to METFGHRPAFARRRSTTAVSVVDGWLASPWRRSAVAALAGALPVLAFPAPSLWWFAYIALVPWIALARSAPTGKRAAYDGWGGGFGFMLAMHHWLLPSLHVFTFVIAALLGALWAPWGMLVRRFLAATPGRGQVVGALLVLPSGWLTVELVRSWQGLGGPWGMLGSSQWQLEPALRLASVGGVWLLSFLVVAVNVAVAVLVSVRESRMPAVAGLVATAAATSAAWVWSPRPDVDGEVRIAVVQPGVVDGTVSGDRRFDREEQLTRRLVGQDVDLIVWGESSVGFDLVERPDLARRIAALSRATGADVLVNVDARRSDKPGIYKGSVLVGPRGLTGDRYDKMRLVPFGEYVPARSLLGWATSVGKAAGEDRRRGTEQVVMNVGHGLRVGPMVCFETAFPDMSRHLADDGADVLVAQSSTSTFQHTWAPEQHASLAALRAAETGRPMVHATLTGVSAVYGPSGQRLGSWLGTDASTEQVYAVPLAHGITPYVRYGDWPAHAALLILAAWCAAEGARTLRLRRLAPEPLGPPARTVRESPARPGR from the coding sequence ATGGAGACCTTCGGCCACCGGCCTGCCTTCGCCCGGCGGCGTTCGACGACCGCCGTATCCGTCGTGGACGGGTGGCTCGCCTCGCCGTGGCGGCGTTCGGCCGTCGCCGCCCTGGCGGGCGCCCTGCCCGTGCTCGCCTTCCCCGCCCCGTCCCTGTGGTGGTTCGCCTACATCGCCCTGGTGCCGTGGATCGCGCTGGCCCGCTCCGCGCCGACCGGGAAACGGGCGGCGTACGACGGCTGGGGCGGCGGCTTCGGGTTCATGCTGGCGATGCACCACTGGCTGCTGCCCAGCCTGCATGTCTTCACGTTCGTCATCGCCGCGCTGCTCGGCGCGCTGTGGGCCCCGTGGGGCATGCTCGTGCGCCGGTTCCTGGCCGCGACACCTGGCCGCGGCCAGGTGGTGGGCGCCCTCCTCGTGCTGCCCTCGGGCTGGCTGACGGTCGAACTGGTCCGTTCCTGGCAGGGCCTGGGCGGTCCGTGGGGGATGCTCGGCTCCAGCCAGTGGCAACTGGAACCGGCACTGCGGCTCGCGTCGGTCGGCGGGGTGTGGCTGCTGAGCTTCCTGGTGGTGGCGGTCAACGTCGCGGTCGCCGTACTCGTGTCGGTCCGCGAGTCCCGGATGCCCGCCGTGGCCGGTCTGGTCGCCACCGCCGCCGCCACCTCCGCGGCCTGGGTGTGGTCGCCGCGTCCGGATGTCGACGGCGAGGTCCGGATAGCCGTGGTGCAGCCGGGCGTCGTCGACGGCACCGTGAGCGGCGACCGCCGGTTCGACCGTGAGGAGCAGCTCACCCGCCGGCTGGTCGGTCAGGACGTCGACCTGATCGTCTGGGGCGAGAGCAGCGTCGGCTTCGACCTCGTCGAGCGCCCGGATCTCGCCCGGCGGATCGCCGCGCTCTCGCGCGCGACCGGGGCCGACGTCCTGGTCAACGTGGACGCACGGCGGTCCGACAAGCCCGGCATCTACAAGGGTTCGGTCCTCGTCGGCCCGCGAGGCCTCACCGGCGACCGCTACGACAAGATGCGGCTGGTCCCCTTCGGCGAGTACGTTCCGGCCCGCTCCCTGCTCGGCTGGGCGACCTCCGTCGGCAAGGCGGCCGGCGAGGACCGCAGGCGTGGCACGGAGCAGGTGGTCATGAACGTGGGGCACGGGCTGCGCGTCGGCCCGATGGTGTGCTTCGAGACCGCGTTCCCCGACATGAGCCGCCATCTCGCCGACGACGGTGCCGACGTACTGGTCGCCCAGTCCTCGACCTCGACGTTCCAGCACACCTGGGCCCCCGAGCAGCATGCCTCGCTGGCCGCGCTGCGTGCCGCCGAGACGGGCCGGCCGATGGTGCACGCGACGCTGACGGGAGTGTCCGCCGTCTACGGCCCGAGCGGGCAGCGCCTCGGTTCCTGGCTCGGCACCGACGCGAGCACCGAGCAGGTGTACGCCGTCCCGCTGGCGCACGGCATCACCCCGTACGTCCGCTACGGTGACTGGCCGGCGCACGCGGCGCTGCTGATCCTCGCCGCGTGGTGTGCCGCCGAGGGCGCACGGACCCTGCGGCTCAGGCGGCTCGCTCCTGAACCGCTAGGACCACCCGCTCGCACAGTTCGTGAGTCGCCAGCGCGTCCCGGGCGCTGA